One segment of Curtobacterium poinsettiae DNA contains the following:
- a CDS encoding DUF349 domain-containing protein, with amino-acid sequence MGSDEATTWGRVDENGTVYVRYEETERAVGEYPDATPEEALAYFARKYADLEGQVKIAEQRVQRGASANDVARTVEHLTALVADARVVGDIKSLETRVGALAEQLGSLTKEQAEQAQQALQDALAHRTALVEEAEALAAVDPARAQWKQITAQLDDVFARWQQHQHDGPRIPKNEANDLWKRFRAARSTVDQHRRAFYSELDAQHRDARTRKQELVAQAEALAPRGSDAIPDYRQLLDDWKNAGRAGKRHDDALWARFKAAGDVLFEQRHAESAAENEEFSANLEAKQALLTEAEPLLQATDRVAARKALTGIQRRWDEIGKVPRGDVRRVEDRLRAVEDHVRGLEDAHWKESNPERKARQNGLASQLEDAIGKLQSELAAAQATGDARKIKDAQEALDARKIWLDALGG; translated from the coding sequence GTGGGATCTGACGAAGCAACGACCTGGGGGCGGGTCGACGAGAACGGGACCGTGTACGTCCGGTACGAAGAGACCGAACGTGCTGTCGGTGAGTACCCGGACGCAACCCCTGAAGAAGCCCTCGCCTACTTCGCACGGAAGTACGCCGACCTCGAGGGGCAGGTGAAGATCGCCGAGCAGCGCGTCCAGCGCGGCGCGTCGGCGAACGACGTCGCCCGGACGGTCGAGCACCTGACCGCGCTGGTCGCCGACGCGCGGGTGGTGGGTGACATCAAGTCACTCGAGACCCGCGTGGGCGCACTCGCCGAGCAGCTCGGCTCGCTCACCAAGGAGCAGGCGGAGCAGGCGCAGCAGGCCCTGCAGGACGCTCTGGCGCACCGCACCGCCCTGGTGGAGGAAGCCGAGGCACTCGCCGCGGTGGACCCCGCACGCGCGCAGTGGAAGCAGATCACGGCGCAGCTCGACGACGTGTTCGCGCGCTGGCAGCAGCACCAGCACGACGGACCGCGGATCCCCAAGAACGAGGCGAACGACCTGTGGAAGCGGTTCCGCGCGGCGCGGTCCACCGTCGACCAGCACCGTCGTGCCTTCTACTCCGAGCTGGACGCACAGCACCGTGACGCCCGGACCCGCAAGCAGGAGCTCGTGGCGCAGGCCGAGGCCCTCGCGCCCCGCGGTTCCGATGCGATCCCGGACTACCGCCAGCTGCTCGACGACTGGAAGAACGCCGGGCGTGCCGGCAAGCGTCACGACGACGCACTCTGGGCGCGCTTCAAGGCCGCCGGAGACGTGCTGTTCGAGCAGCGCCACGCCGAGAGCGCAGCCGAGAACGAAGAGTTCTCCGCCAACCTCGAGGCGAAGCAGGCCCTGCTGACCGAGGCTGAGCCGCTCCTGCAGGCGACCGACCGGGTCGCCGCGCGCAAGGCCCTCACCGGCATCCAGCGCCGATGGGACGAGATCGGCAAGGTCCCCCGCGGGGACGTCCGTCGGGTCGAGGACCGGCTGCGTGCCGTCGAGGACCACGTCCGTGGGCTCGAGGACGCGCACTGGAAGGAATCGAACCCGGAGCGCAAGGCCCGTCAGAACGGCCTCGCGAGCCAGCTCGAAGACGCGATCGGCAAGCTCCAGTCCGAACTCGCCGCGGCGCAGGCCACCGGCGACGCCCGGAAGATCAAGGACGCGCAGGAAGCCCTCGACGCCCGCAAGATCTGGCTCGACGCCCTGGGCGGCTGA
- the aroC gene encoding chorismate synthase — MLRWLTAGESHGPELIAMLEGLPAGVPVSFESIRADLARRKLGYGRGSRMKFEQDELHVSGGVRHGYSLGSPIAIRIGNTEWPKWVEVMNPEPIESTEMSRGRSAPLTRPRPGHADLVGMQKYGFDEARPILERASARETAARVALGAVAKSFLAELGIRSVAHTLQVGTVRVPDGTDLPLPDDVDRLDEDQLRCFDAETSARMVTEVEAAKKDGDTLGGVVEVLFYGVPPGLGSHVHWDRRLDARLAAAIMGIQAIKGVEVGDGFATAGRRGSAAHDELYREDGEIYRTSDRAGGTEGGISTGTVLRVRAGMKPIATIPHALHTVDVVSGEDASAHHQRSDVCAVPAAGVVAEAMVALVLADAVLEKFGGDNVNETKRNLDAYLAAIPETLRTRRTEPSATSTDL; from the coding sequence ATGCTTCGTTGGTTGACTGCTGGTGAGTCCCACGGACCCGAACTGATCGCCATGCTCGAGGGCCTGCCCGCGGGCGTCCCGGTGTCGTTCGAGTCCATCCGTGCCGATCTCGCGCGCCGCAAGCTCGGCTACGGCCGTGGCTCGCGGATGAAGTTCGAGCAGGACGAGCTGCACGTGTCCGGCGGTGTCCGGCACGGCTACTCGCTCGGCAGCCCGATCGCGATCCGCATCGGCAACACCGAGTGGCCGAAGTGGGTCGAGGTCATGAACCCCGAGCCCATCGAGTCCACCGAGATGTCCCGCGGTCGGAGCGCCCCGCTCACCCGACCGCGACCGGGGCACGCCGACCTGGTCGGCATGCAGAAGTACGGCTTCGACGAAGCGCGCCCGATCCTGGAGCGTGCGAGCGCCCGCGAGACCGCCGCACGCGTGGCGCTCGGCGCCGTCGCCAAGTCGTTCCTGGCCGAACTCGGCATCCGCTCGGTGGCGCACACGCTGCAGGTCGGGACCGTCCGGGTCCCCGACGGAACGGACCTGCCGCTGCCCGACGACGTCGACCGCCTCGACGAGGACCAGCTGCGGTGCTTCGACGCCGAGACCTCCGCACGCATGGTCACCGAGGTCGAGGCCGCGAAGAAGGACGGCGACACCCTCGGCGGCGTCGTCGAGGTGCTGTTCTACGGCGTCCCGCCGGGCCTCGGCTCGCACGTCCACTGGGACCGCCGGCTCGACGCTCGCCTCGCCGCGGCGATCATGGGGATCCAGGCCATCAAGGGGGTCGAGGTCGGTGACGGCTTCGCGACCGCCGGACGCCGGGGCTCCGCCGCGCACGACGAGCTGTACCGCGAGGACGGCGAGATCTACCGCACGAGCGACCGCGCCGGCGGGACCGAGGGCGGGATATCCACGGGCACCGTGCTGCGGGTCCGCGCCGGGATGAAGCCGATCGCGACCATCCCGCACGCCCTGCACACGGTGGACGTCGTCTCCGGCGAGGACGCCTCGGCGCACCACCAGCGCTCGGACGTCTGCGCCGTACCGGCTGCGGGTGTCGTGGCCGAGGCGATGGTGGCCCTGGTGCTCGCCGACGCGGTGCTCGAGAAGTTCGGCGGCGACAACGTCAACGAGACGAAGCGCAACCTCGACGCCTACCTCGCGGCGATCCCGGAGACCCTGCGCACGCGCCGGACCGAGCCGTCGGCGACGTCGACCGACCTGTGA
- the alaS gene encoding alanine--tRNA ligase gives MQTAEIRRRWLQYFGDRGHTVVPSASLVSDDPSLLFTVAGMVPFIPYLTGLIPAPFPRATSVQKCIRTNDIEEVGKTPRHGTFFQMNGNFSFGDYFKEQAIQFAWEFLTKPETEGGLGFSPDDLWVTVYEEDDEAIGFWKQHSSLPDERIQRLGKDTNYWSTGQPGPAGPCSEIFFDRGPEYGIDGGPATDDDRYVEIWNLVFMQYQIADVRSKYDFEITGELPNKNIDTGMGLERVAFIKQGVDNMYEIDQVRPVLDRAAEISGRRYGAVHEDDVRMRVIADHVRSSLMLIADGVSPSNEGRGYILRRLLRRTVRAMRLLGVEAPTFPELFPASRDAMRDAYPEVASDYDRISRIAYAEEETFLRTLAQGTTILDVAVERAKQDGAPSIGGDTAFLLHDTFGFPIDLTMEMAEEAGVHVDRTAFETLMSEQRARAKADAKSKKTAIADLSVYSAFRAEGETTFLGYDTLEAETRVLGIIVGGVSVDRAVAGDIAEVILGETSLYAESGGQDADQGAIVGNGFDLEVLDVQRPVSGLWSHTVQVRSGEVGVGDAASTVVDAEYRRGATQAHSATHLVNAALRDILGPEALQAGSYNKSGYMRLDFSWSQPVSLETRSEIEEVVNTAIRTDLEVSTRILPIDEAKALGAQALFGEKYGAEVRMVDIGGPWSRELCGGTHVASSAQIGLVNLVGESSVGSTNRRVEALVGLEGFRDLAVERTIVSQLSSALKAPRADLPARVQNLMEDLRSAQKKLAEYESANLQQRVPAIARNATTVGATTVVAETVDGLQSGDDLRSLATGVRGQLGDGAAVVVLGAVVGGKPIVIVATNDAARAAGVQAGPLAKEAAGVLGGGGGGKPDLAQGGGTDAAALPAALRSVTARLAG, from the coding sequence ATGCAGACCGCAGAGATCCGCCGCCGTTGGCTCCAGTACTTCGGTGACCGCGGCCACACCGTCGTCCCGTCCGCTTCCCTCGTCTCGGACGACCCGTCGCTCCTCTTCACGGTCGCCGGCATGGTGCCGTTCATCCCGTACCTGACCGGTCTCATCCCGGCGCCGTTCCCGCGGGCGACGAGCGTGCAGAAGTGCATCCGTACGAACGACATCGAAGAGGTCGGCAAGACCCCGCGCCACGGCACGTTCTTCCAGATGAACGGCAACTTCTCGTTCGGCGACTACTTCAAGGAGCAGGCGATCCAGTTCGCCTGGGAGTTCCTGACCAAGCCCGAGACCGAGGGCGGACTCGGCTTCTCGCCCGATGACCTCTGGGTCACCGTCTACGAAGAGGACGACGAGGCGATCGGCTTCTGGAAGCAGCACTCCTCGCTGCCCGACGAACGGATCCAGCGCCTCGGCAAGGACACCAACTACTGGTCGACCGGACAGCCCGGCCCCGCGGGTCCCTGCTCGGAGATCTTCTTCGACCGTGGCCCCGAGTACGGCATCGACGGCGGCCCGGCGACAGACGACGACCGCTACGTCGAGATCTGGAACCTCGTCTTCATGCAGTACCAGATCGCCGACGTGCGGTCGAAGTACGACTTCGAGATCACCGGCGAGCTGCCGAACAAGAACATCGACACCGGCATGGGGCTCGAGCGCGTCGCCTTCATCAAGCAGGGCGTCGACAACATGTACGAGATCGACCAGGTACGCCCGGTGCTCGACCGCGCGGCCGAGATCTCCGGCCGACGCTACGGCGCCGTGCACGAGGACGACGTGCGGATGCGCGTCATCGCCGACCACGTCCGTTCCTCGCTGATGCTCATCGCCGACGGCGTGAGCCCGTCGAACGAGGGCCGCGGGTACATCCTGCGTCGTCTGCTCCGTCGCACCGTCCGCGCGATGCGCCTGCTCGGTGTCGAGGCGCCCACGTTCCCCGAGCTCTTCCCGGCGTCCCGCGACGCCATGCGCGACGCCTACCCCGAGGTGGCGTCCGACTACGACCGGATCTCCCGCATCGCCTACGCGGAAGAAGAGACCTTCCTCCGGACCCTGGCGCAGGGCACGACGATCCTCGACGTCGCCGTCGAACGTGCGAAGCAGGACGGCGCCCCGTCCATCGGCGGCGACACGGCGTTCCTGCTGCACGACACCTTCGGGTTCCCCATCGACCTGACGATGGAGATGGCCGAGGAAGCCGGGGTCCACGTCGACCGCACGGCGTTCGAGACCCTGATGTCCGAGCAGCGTGCCCGGGCGAAGGCCGACGCGAAGAGCAAGAAGACCGCGATCGCCGACCTGAGCGTCTACAGCGCGTTCCGGGCCGAGGGCGAGACCACGTTCCTCGGCTACGACACCCTCGAGGCCGAGACGCGCGTGCTCGGCATCATCGTCGGCGGTGTGAGCGTCGACCGTGCGGTCGCTGGTGACATCGCCGAGGTCATCCTCGGCGAGACCTCCCTGTACGCCGAGTCGGGCGGCCAGGACGCCGACCAGGGGGCGATCGTCGGCAACGGGTTCGACCTCGAGGTCCTCGACGTCCAGCGACCGGTCTCCGGACTGTGGAGCCACACCGTGCAGGTCCGCTCCGGCGAGGTCGGTGTCGGCGACGCCGCGAGCACCGTCGTCGACGCGGAGTACCGCCGCGGTGCGACCCAGGCGCACTCCGCGACGCACCTGGTCAACGCGGCACTCCGCGACATACTCGGACCGGAGGCGCTGCAGGCCGGGTCGTACAACAAGTCCGGCTACATGCGCCTCGACTTCTCGTGGTCGCAGCCGGTCTCGCTCGAGACGCGGTCCGAGATCGAGGAGGTCGTGAACACCGCGATCCGCACCGACCTCGAGGTCTCCACGCGCATCCTGCCCATCGACGAGGCGAAGGCCCTCGGGGCGCAGGCCCTGTTCGGCGAGAAGTACGGCGCCGAGGTCCGCATGGTCGACATCGGCGGCCCGTGGTCCCGCGAGCTCTGCGGTGGCACACACGTCGCCTCGAGCGCGCAGATCGGGCTCGTCAACCTGGTGGGGGAGTCGAGCGTCGGTTCGACGAACCGCCGCGTCGAGGCACTGGTCGGGCTCGAGGGGTTCCGCGACCTCGCGGTCGAGCGCACGATCGTGTCGCAGCTCTCCAGCGCGCTCAAGGCTCCCCGTGCCGACCTGCCGGCCCGCGTGCAGAACCTGATGGAGGACCTCCGGTCCGCCCAGAAGAAGCTCGCCGAGTACGAGTCGGCGAACCTGCAGCAGCGCGTGCCCGCCATCGCCCGCAACGCCACGACCGTCGGCGCCACCACCGTGGTCGCCGAGACGGTCGACGGCCTGCAGTCCGGCGACGACCTGCGCTCGCTCGCCACCGGCGTGCGGGGCCAGCTCGGTGACGGCGCGGCCGTCGTCGTGCTCGGGGCCGTCGTGGGCGGCAAGCCGATCGTGATCGTCGCGACCAACGACGCCGCCCGTGCTGCGGGCGTGCAGGCGGGCCCCCTCGCGAAGGAGGCCGCCGGCGTGCTCGGTGGTGGCGGCGGCGGCAAGCCGGACCTGGCGCAGGGCGGCGGGACCGACGCCGCAGCGCTCCCCGCGGCGCTGCGGTCCGTGACCGCACGGCTCGCGGGCTGA
- a CDS encoding replication-associated recombination protein A, which yields MHAPTTGGRAGLAQGSVPLAVRMRPTSLDEVAGQQHLLGRGSPLVQLATGTRENPGGVSVILWGPPGTGKTTLAQAIARQSGREFVELSAVTAGVKDVREVMEKALTHRDLYGSTTVLFLDEIHRFSKAQQDALLPGVENGWVILIAATTENPSFSVISPLLSRSLLLTLKPLTDPDLGMLVDRAVEDPRGLGGAVVLGDEARSAIIRLASGDARRALTALEAAAASATAAQDEDDETVPVVDADTVAAAVDRALLRYDRQGDEHYDVISAFIKSVRGSDVDAALHYLARMIEAGEDSRFIARRIIISASEDIGMADPQALPIAVAAAQAVQLIGMPEGRIPLAEAVVYLATAPKSNAAYNGVNQAMADVKAGRMGTVPMHLRDAHYAGAKRLGHGKGYVYSHDAEHGVAEQQYLPDALEGTEYYTPTANGYEREVGPRLERLRKITRGH from the coding sequence ATGCACGCGCCCACCACGGGTGGCCGCGCCGGTCTCGCGCAGGGTTCCGTCCCGCTCGCCGTCCGGATGCGCCCCACCAGCCTCGACGAGGTCGCCGGTCAGCAGCACCTGCTCGGCCGGGGTTCGCCCCTGGTGCAGCTCGCCACCGGCACGCGTGAGAACCCCGGCGGGGTCTCCGTGATCCTGTGGGGCCCACCCGGCACCGGCAAGACCACGCTGGCACAGGCCATCGCCCGGCAGTCCGGTCGTGAGTTCGTCGAGCTCTCCGCCGTGACCGCCGGCGTGAAGGACGTGCGCGAGGTCATGGAGAAGGCCCTGACCCACCGTGACCTGTACGGGTCGACCACGGTGCTGTTCCTCGACGAGATCCACCGGTTCAGCAAGGCCCAGCAGGACGCGCTGCTGCCCGGGGTCGAGAACGGGTGGGTGATCCTGATCGCGGCCACCACCGAGAACCCGTCGTTCTCGGTCATCTCGCCGCTGCTGTCCCGTTCGCTGCTCCTGACGCTCAAACCGCTCACCGACCCCGACCTCGGCATGCTCGTCGACCGCGCGGTGGAGGACCCCCGCGGGCTCGGCGGTGCCGTCGTCCTCGGAGACGAAGCGCGCAGCGCGATCATCCGGCTCGCGTCCGGCGACGCCCGACGTGCGCTCACCGCGCTCGAGGCCGCGGCGGCGTCGGCCACCGCCGCGCAGGACGAGGACGACGAGACCGTGCCCGTCGTCGACGCCGACACCGTCGCGGCCGCGGTCGACCGGGCCCTGCTGCGCTACGACCGCCAGGGTGACGAGCACTACGACGTCATCAGTGCGTTCATCAAGTCCGTGCGGGGGAGCGACGTCGACGCCGCCCTGCACTACCTCGCCCGGATGATCGAGGCGGGCGAGGACTCCCGGTTCATCGCGCGGCGCATCATCATCTCCGCGTCCGAGGACATCGGCATGGCCGACCCGCAGGCGCTGCCCATCGCGGTCGCCGCGGCCCAGGCCGTGCAGCTCATCGGGATGCCCGAGGGACGGATCCCGCTGGCCGAGGCCGTCGTGTACCTGGCGACGGCGCCGAAGTCGAACGCCGCCTACAACGGCGTGAACCAGGCGATGGCCGACGTCAAGGCGGGGCGCATGGGCACGGTCCCGATGCACCTGCGCGACGCGCACTACGCCGGGGCGAAGCGCCTCGGGCACGGCAAGGGGTACGTCTACTCGCACGACGCCGAGCACGGGGTCGCCGAGCAGCAGTACCTGCCCGACGCCCTCGAGGGCACCGAGTACTACACGCCGACGGCGAACGGCTACGAGCGCGAGGTCGGACCCCGGCTCGAACGACTCCGGAAGATCACACGCGGACACTAG
- a CDS encoding peptidylprolyl isomerase produces the protein MAPKNPARDNREARERLRLYQARQGLHERQRRRRVRDNLIGAGALVLVAALATGSQLAFAGSRGSDAPSPTASTSSSATPSASATAGNTGDVPSKSIAKGTTWTGTLTLNKSIDLGIELDGAKAPQATSVEISLIREQFYNGTTCHRLADSDGLKFLQCGSANGDGTGDAGFEYGPLENVPEDGVYEKGTIAIARSDSPYSQSTQFFIVYGDTTLDGSTGGYTVVGKVTSGLSELESKVASKGIASPGSDGTGEPEVATKITDATIAEQE, from the coding sequence GTGGCACCGAAGAACCCAGCGCGTGACAACCGCGAGGCGCGCGAGCGCCTCCGCCTCTACCAGGCCCGCCAGGGCCTCCACGAGCGGCAGCGACGCCGCCGCGTGCGGGACAACCTGATCGGCGCCGGTGCCCTCGTCCTCGTCGCGGCCCTCGCCACCGGATCGCAGCTCGCCTTCGCCGGGTCGCGGGGCTCGGACGCCCCGTCCCCGACCGCTTCCACGTCGTCGTCGGCCACGCCGTCGGCCAGCGCCACGGCAGGCAACACCGGCGACGTGCCGAGCAAGTCGATCGCGAAGGGCACGACCTGGACCGGCACCCTCACGCTCAACAAGAGCATCGACCTCGGCATCGAGCTGGACGGTGCGAAGGCGCCGCAGGCCACGAGCGTCGAGATCTCGCTGATCCGTGAGCAGTTCTACAACGGCACCACGTGCCACCGGCTCGCCGACAGCGACGGGCTGAAGTTCCTGCAGTGCGGCTCCGCGAACGGCGACGGCACCGGCGACGCCGGCTTCGAGTACGGCCCGCTGGAGAACGTGCCGGAGGACGGCGTCTACGAGAAGGGCACGATCGCGATCGCGCGGTCGGACTCCCCGTACTCGCAGTCGACGCAGTTCTTCATCGTCTACGGGGACACCACACTCGACGGCTCCACGGGGGGCTACACGGTTGTCGGCAAGGTCACGAGCGGTCTGTCCGAGCTCGAGTCGAAGGTCGCCTCGAAGGGCATCGCGTCCCCCGGCAGCGACGGCACCGGTGAGCCGGAGGTGGCGACGAAGATCACCGACGCGACCATCGCGGAGCAGGAGTAG
- the ruvX gene encoding Holliday junction resolvase RuvX, producing MRSGRRLGVDVGRARIGVAVCDRDGLLATPVETVRRDDSKDLRRILELADEYDVLEVVVGLPLSMSGGDTASTEDARVFAARIAARRPVRLVDERLSTVTAQRGLHQAGKNTKKSRAVIDQAAAVIILQHALDHERSAGAPPGTTLP from the coding sequence ATCCGGTCCGGGCGGCGGCTCGGCGTCGACGTCGGACGCGCCCGGATCGGGGTCGCCGTGTGCGACCGCGACGGCCTGCTGGCGACGCCGGTCGAGACCGTCCGTCGTGACGACTCGAAGGACCTCCGGCGCATCCTCGAGCTCGCGGACGAGTACGACGTGCTCGAGGTCGTCGTCGGACTGCCGCTGTCGATGTCTGGTGGGGACACGGCGTCGACCGAGGACGCCCGCGTCTTCGCCGCCCGGATCGCGGCGCGTCGACCGGTGCGCCTGGTCGACGAACGGTTGTCGACCGTGACCGCCCAGCGAGGGCTGCACCAGGCCGGCAAGAACACGAAGAAGTCCCGCGCCGTGATCGACCAAGCAGCCGCTGTTATCATTCTGCAACACGCGCTCGACCACGAGCGCAGTGCCGGTGCCCCTCCGGGCACCACGCTTCCCTGA
- the rpsD gene encoding 30S ribosomal protein S4, producing MSTKSRTRSKTRLSRALGIPLTPKAARYLEKRPYGPGEHGRTRRRADSDYAVRLREKQRLRAQYGIREKQLRIVFEEARKTKGLTGENLVELLEQRLDALVVRAGFARTTAQARQLIVHRHILVDGKLVDRPSFRVKEGQLIHVKAKSESMEPFQVAAAGGHQEVLPKVPGYLEVEIEKLQARLVRRPKRAEVPVTCEVQLVVEYYAAR from the coding sequence GTGTCTACCAAGTCACGTACCCGCAGCAAGACCCGCCTGTCGCGCGCACTCGGCATCCCGCTGACGCCGAAGGCTGCCCGTTACCTCGAGAAGCGCCCCTACGGGCCCGGTGAGCACGGCCGTACGCGCCGTCGTGCGGACAGCGACTACGCCGTCCGTCTCCGTGAGAAGCAGCGTCTGCGCGCCCAGTACGGCATCCGCGAGAAGCAGCTCCGCATCGTCTTCGAAGAGGCCCGCAAGACGAAGGGTCTGACCGGTGAGAACCTGGTCGAGCTCCTCGAGCAGCGCCTCGACGCCCTCGTGGTCCGTGCCGGCTTCGCCCGCACCACCGCGCAGGCCCGTCAGCTGATCGTGCACCGCCACATCCTGGTCGACGGCAAGCTCGTCGACCGTCCCTCCTTCCGCGTCAAGGAGGGCCAGCTGATCCACGTCAAGGCGAAGTCCGAGTCGATGGAGCCCTTCCAGGTCGCCGCTGCCGGTGGCCACCAGGAAGTCCTCCCGAAGGTCCCGGGCTACCTCGAGGTCGAGATCGAGAAGCTCCAGGCCCGCCTCGTGCGTCGCCCGAAGCGCGCCGAGGTCCCCGTGACCTGTGAAGTGCAGCTCGTCGTCGAGTACTACGCAGCTCGCTGA
- the mltG gene encoding endolytic transglycosylase MltG codes for MADDLDWNAIIAPGNDAERRKATSDRTTGTDDRDDAGRVTPPPVPPMSRREARALESERARVAATDEASAVERTTAAPAVARDERPASPADAPIATRPEDLHPEVAALLTGELPTESAATAAAGGSGADGTDDADATGGGGAAGGGGRGGRGGGGRASRPPREPRPKRRRGPLVAGLVIVAVVLAAGVGAYTFAAPKIQQLVAAISGAQEPDDYTGDGTSKVTITIKQGDIGENVAATLQRSGVVKDSKVFYKLLLASPDVQFQPGSYALKKQMSSKSALAALQDKDNRVQASIVIPEGTALADIKAGMVSKAGLTEKQVDAAAKDLSAYDLPSGVTTLEGWLFPATYPINPGWTAEQYFGSMVDTMKEHLAAAGVKEADQERTIVFASLVQKEAGLAADYPKVARVFQNRLDQGMKLQSDATVAYGTGNTHTVTTTDAERADASNEYNTYVHEGLPPAPISNPGDIAIKAVTAPATGKWLYFVTVDLESGKTVFSDTYDQHLVAVEQFRSWLRAHPDYQ; via the coding sequence TTGGCAGACGATCTGGACTGGAACGCGATCATCGCGCCCGGCAACGACGCCGAGCGGCGGAAGGCGACTTCCGACCGCACGACAGGCACCGATGACCGCGACGACGCTGGTCGGGTGACCCCACCGCCGGTGCCTCCGATGTCCCGACGCGAAGCCCGCGCCCTCGAGTCCGAGCGAGCCCGCGTCGCAGCCACCGACGAGGCGTCGGCCGTCGAACGGACCACCGCCGCGCCGGCGGTCGCCCGCGACGAACGCCCGGCGTCCCCCGCAGACGCACCGATCGCAACCCGCCCGGAAGACCTCCACCCCGAGGTCGCCGCACTGCTGACCGGCGAGCTGCCGACCGAGTCCGCGGCGACCGCCGCGGCCGGCGGCTCCGGCGCGGACGGGACGGACGACGCTGACGCGACCGGCGGCGGTGGTGCCGCGGGAGGCGGCGGACGCGGGGGACGAGGCGGCGGAGGACGCGCCTCCAGGCCGCCCCGGGAGCCACGGCCGAAGCGCCGACGCGGACCGCTCGTCGCGGGGCTCGTCATCGTCGCGGTCGTGCTCGCTGCCGGGGTCGGGGCGTACACCTTCGCCGCACCCAAGATCCAGCAGCTCGTCGCGGCGATCAGCGGCGCGCAGGAGCCCGACGACTACACCGGCGACGGCACCTCGAAGGTGACCATCACCATCAAGCAGGGCGACATCGGCGAGAACGTCGCCGCGACGCTGCAGCGCAGCGGCGTCGTCAAGGACTCGAAGGTGTTCTACAAGCTCCTGCTGGCCTCGCCGGACGTGCAGTTCCAGCCCGGCTCGTACGCCCTGAAGAAGCAGATGAGTTCGAAGTCCGCGCTCGCGGCCCTGCAGGACAAGGACAACCGGGTCCAGGCGTCGATCGTCATCCCGGAGGGCACCGCACTCGCCGACATCAAGGCCGGGATGGTCTCGAAGGCCGGCCTGACCGAGAAGCAGGTCGACGCGGCCGCGAAGGACCTGTCCGCGTACGACCTGCCGTCCGGTGTCACGACGCTCGAGGGCTGGCTCTTCCCCGCGACCTACCCGATCAACCCGGGCTGGACCGCAGAGCAGTACTTCGGGTCGATGGTCGACACCATGAAGGAGCACCTGGCCGCCGCCGGCGTCAAGGAGGCCGACCAGGAGCGCACGATCGTCTTCGCGTCGCTGGTGCAGAAGGAAGCCGGTCTCGCGGCCGACTACCCCAAGGTCGCGCGCGTGTTCCAGAACCGCCTCGACCAGGGCATGAAGCTGCAGTCCGACGCCACGGTCGCCTACGGCACGGGCAACACGCACACCGTGACGACCACGGACGCCGAGCGAGCGGACGCGTCGAACGAGTACAACACCTACGTGCACGAGGGGCTGCCGCCGGCACCGATCTCCAACCCGGGTGACATCGCGATCAAGGCGGTCACGGCTCCGGCCACCGGCAAGTGGCTGTACTTCGTGACGGTCGACCTGGAGTCGGGCAAGACGGTCTTCTCGGACACCTACGACCAGCACCTGGTGGCGGTCGAGCAGTTCCGGTCCTGGCTGCGGGCGCACCCCGACTACCAGTAG